In a genomic window of Bradyrhizobium ontarionense:
- a CDS encoding PAS domain-containing hybrid sensor histidine kinase/response regulator, which translates to MNSPDAPRDAVLPEAAAAAELRQHIEEIARDRDQAYLALQEREAELARIQRIARVGGVEVDLREGYRNRRSPEYLIIHGLPPEAVHETHEDWVKRVHPDDRAKAEQDFIAAVKSKEEDYTTEYRIIRPNDGEIRWVRVIARIERDWSGRAIRLVGAHIDVTDQMLAQAKLRESEERFRLIADSAPVPIWVTKLDRTRSFINRAYVDFLGVPHEEALAFDWRKALHPEDLARILGEQQSGECSLKPFFLEARYRRADGQWRWLRSESQPRWDANGEHVGFIGVAHDVTAAKQAEIELRRINETLEERIKERTAQLEANEARMRAIFETSNQYQGILDIDGRVTHANRIALAGMRAGEIDVIGQPLWDAPWFAHTPGATEMLRQAFARVLAGESFRTEMRLDFASGERHFELSMRPLFNQHEAITGAVAEAVDVTERIQGEELLRQSQKMEAVGQLTGGVAHDFNNLLTIIRSATDFLRRRDLPEERRRRYVDAISETVERASKLTGQLLAFARRQPLMPQVFNVGEQVESVVQLIRPLVGSRIQIELAGTDAGLFTLADIAQFQTAVINLAVNARDAMNGEGRLSIGVRRTELIPALRGQAARPGAFIAISVADTGAGIAPEHLNAIFEPFFTTKEVGKGTGLGLSQAFGFAKQSEGDIAVASRLGHGATFTIYLPQAAPPQSSVDAALTRIEPATIGRGYRVLVVEDNDEVGQFSTELLEDLGYVTRRAANGAEALAILANDEFAVDLVFSDVIMPGINGLELAGIIRERYPGLPVVLTSGYSHVLAENAHHGFELIKKPYSVESLSRILRKAMAEKSLLT; encoded by the coding sequence ATGAACAGCCCGGATGCACCCCGAGACGCTGTGCTCCCAGAGGCAGCCGCCGCGGCCGAATTGCGGCAGCACATCGAGGAGATCGCGCGCGATCGCGATCAGGCCTATCTGGCGCTGCAGGAGCGCGAAGCGGAGCTGGCGCGAATTCAGCGTATTGCGCGAGTCGGCGGTGTCGAGGTTGACCTGCGCGAAGGTTATCGCAACCGGCGCTCCCCCGAATATCTGATCATTCACGGCCTGCCGCCCGAGGCCGTCCATGAGACCCACGAAGACTGGGTCAAGCGTGTGCACCCCGACGATCGGGCCAAGGCCGAGCAGGACTTCATCGCCGCGGTCAAGAGCAAGGAAGAGGACTACACCACCGAATACCGCATCATCCGGCCCAATGACGGCGAGATCCGATGGGTCCGCGTCATCGCCCGTATCGAGCGCGATTGGAGCGGCCGCGCGATCCGGCTGGTCGGCGCCCACATCGACGTCACCGACCAGATGCTTGCGCAGGCGAAGTTGCGCGAGAGCGAGGAGCGCTTCCGGCTGATCGCCGACAGCGCGCCGGTGCCGATCTGGGTGACCAAGCTCGACCGCACCCGCTCGTTCATCAATCGCGCCTATGTCGATTTTCTCGGCGTGCCCCACGAGGAGGCGCTCGCCTTCGACTGGCGCAAGGCGCTGCACCCCGAGGACCTCGCGCGCATCCTCGGGGAGCAACAGTCCGGAGAGTGCTCGCTGAAGCCGTTCTTCCTCGAAGCCCGCTATCGCCGCGCCGACGGGCAATGGCGCTGGCTGCGCTCGGAATCGCAGCCGCGCTGGGATGCGAACGGCGAACATGTCGGCTTCATCGGCGTTGCTCACGACGTCACGGCCGCCAAGCAGGCCGAGATCGAGCTGCGCCGGATCAACGAGACGCTGGAAGAACGGATCAAGGAGCGCACCGCACAGCTCGAGGCCAACGAGGCGCGCATGCGCGCGATCTTCGAGACCAGCAATCAGTATCAGGGCATCCTGGACATCGATGGCCGCGTCACCCATGCCAACCGCATCGCGCTCGCCGGCATGCGCGCCGGCGAGATCGACGTCATCGGCCAGCCGCTGTGGGATGCGCCGTGGTTCGCGCACACGCCCGGCGCGACCGAGATGCTCCGCCAGGCATTTGCGCGCGTGCTCGCCGGGGAAAGCTTTCGCACCGAGATGCGACTCGATTTCGCCAGCGGTGAGCGTCATTTCGAGCTGTCGATGCGCCCCTTGTTCAACCAGCACGAGGCGATCACCGGCGCGGTCGCCGAGGCCGTCGACGTCACCGAGCGCATCCAGGGCGAAGAGCTGCTGCGTCAGTCGCAGAAGATGGAAGCCGTGGGCCAGCTCACCGGCGGCGTCGCGCACGACTTCAACAATCTGCTCACGATCATCCGCTCGGCCACCGACTTCCTGCGCCGTCGCGATCTGCCCGAAGAACGCCGCAGGCGCTATGTCGATGCGATCTCCGAGACCGTCGAGCGCGCCTCGAAGCTGACCGGGCAGCTCTTGGCCTTTGCGCGGCGGCAACCACTGATGCCGCAAGTGTTCAATGTCGGCGAGCAGGTCGAGAGCGTCGTGCAGCTCATCCGTCCCCTGGTCGGCAGCCGCATCCAGATCGAGCTGGCGGGCACCGACGCCGGGCTGTTCACGCTCGCCGACATCGCACAATTCCAGACCGCGGTGATCAACCTCGCCGTGAATGCGCGGGACGCGATGAATGGCGAGGGCCGGCTTTCGATCGGCGTGCGCAGGACCGAGCTGATCCCGGCGCTGCGCGGCCAAGCCGCGCGCCCCGGCGCCTTCATCGCGATCTCGGTCGCCGACACCGGCGCCGGAATTGCGCCCGAGCATCTCAACGCGATCTTCGAGCCGTTCTTCACGACCAAGGAAGTCGGCAAAGGCACCGGTCTCGGCCTGAGCCAGGCCTTCGGTTTCGCCAAACAGTCCGAGGGCGACATCGCGGTCGCAAGCCGGCTCGGCCATGGCGCGACCTTCACGATCTACCTGCCGCAGGCCGCGCCGCCGCAATCGAGCGTCGACGCAGCCCTGACGCGAATCGAGCCCGCCACGATCGGCCGCGGCTATCGCGTGCTGGTGGTCGAGGACAATGACGAGGTCGGTCAGTTTTCGACCGAGCTGCTCGAAGACCTCGGCTACGTCACGCGCCGCGCCGCCAACGGTGCCGAAGCGCTGGCGATCCTGGCGAACGATGAGTTCGCCGTCGACCTCGTGTTCTCCGACGTCATCATGCCCGGCATCAACGGCCTGGAGCTGGCCGGCATCATACGCGAGCGCTATCCCGGCCTGCCGGTGGTGCTCACCTCCGGCTACAGCCACGTGCTCGCGGAGAATGCCCATCACGGCTTCGAGCTGATCAAGAAGCCCTATTCGGTCGAGTCGCTGTCGCGCATCCTGCGCAAGGCGATGGCGGAGAAGTCGCTGCTGACGTAG
- a CDS encoding peroxiredoxin — MALQIGSTAPDFEAQTTEGKIKFHDWIGDSWALLFSHPKDFTPVCTTELGALARLKPEFDKRGVKLMGLSVDAVDNHTKWSEDIKETQGAAPNYPMIGDTDYNVSKLYDMLPAAISGDPAKRTAADNLTVRNVFIIGPDKKIKLILVYPMTTGRNFQEILRVIDSLQLTAKHRVATPADWKQGEDVIIAGSVSDDEAKTIYPDGWKAPKPYLRVVPQPK; from the coding sequence ATGGCTCTCCAAATCGGCTCCACTGCCCCGGACTTCGAGGCGCAAACCACCGAAGGCAAGATCAAATTCCACGACTGGATCGGCGACAGCTGGGCGCTCTTGTTCTCGCACCCGAAGGATTTCACCCCGGTCTGCACCACCGAGCTCGGTGCCCTCGCCCGGCTGAAGCCGGAATTCGACAAGCGCGGCGTCAAGCTGATGGGGCTCTCGGTCGACGCCGTGGACAATCACACCAAATGGTCTGAGGACATCAAGGAGACCCAGGGAGCGGCGCCGAACTACCCGATGATCGGCGACACCGACTACAACGTCTCCAAGCTCTACGACATGCTGCCGGCGGCGATCTCCGGCGATCCGGCGAAGCGCACCGCCGCGGACAACCTGACCGTCCGCAACGTCTTCATCATCGGCCCGGACAAGAAGATCAAGCTGATCCTGGTCTACCCGATGACAACGGGCCGCAACTTCCAGGAAATTCTACGCGTCATCGACTCGCTGCAGCTGACCGCCAAGCACCGCGTCGCCACCCCCGCCGACTGGAAGCAGGGCGAGGACGTGATCATCGCCGGCTCGGTGTCCGACGACGAGGCCAAGACGATCTATCCGGACGGCTGGAAGGCGCCGAAGCCGTATCTGCGGGTCGTGCCGCAGCCGAAGTAA
- a CDS encoding ferritin-like domain-containing protein, whose product MPADKDLNELFLDTLKDIYYAEKQILKTLPKMAKAAQSEKLQAAFLKHQDETEGQIERLEQIFEMLGKPARGKKCDAIEGIIDEGKEIMDEYKGTQALDAGLLAAAQAVEHYEMSRYGTLKAWALKLNIPKAAKLLDQTLNEERKTDETLTKIAETAVNYEAAA is encoded by the coding sequence ATGCCTGCCGACAAGGATCTCAACGAACTCTTCCTCGATACCCTCAAGGACATCTACTACGCCGAGAAGCAGATCCTGAAGACCCTGCCGAAGATGGCCAAGGCCGCGCAGTCCGAAAAGCTGCAGGCCGCCTTCCTCAAGCACCAGGACGAGACCGAGGGCCAGATCGAGCGCCTCGAGCAGATCTTCGAGATGCTCGGCAAGCCCGCCCGCGGCAAGAAGTGCGATGCGATCGAGGGCATCATCGACGAGGGCAAGGAGATCATGGACGAGTACAAGGGCACGCAGGCGCTGGACGCCGGGCTGTTGGCCGCAGCCCAAGCGGTGGAGCACTACGAGATGTCGCGCTATGGCACCCTGAAGGCCTGGGCGCTCAAGCTCAACATCCCGAAGGCCGCCAAACTGCTCGACCAGACGCTGAATGAAGAGCGCAAGACCGACGAGACGCTGACCAAGATCGCTGAGACCGCGGTCAACTACGAAGCCGCGGCCTGA
- a CDS encoding MFS transporter produces the protein MVDSRHSADATRAGHALDAANFFLADVRDGLGPYLAIYLLTEQKWDEASIGLVMSLATMAGIVAQTPAGALVDATRAKRMIMIVAAIIVTASSLLLPVMTSFWPVAISQSIANAAGVIFAPAIAAVSLGIFGARAFTARVGRNETFNHAGNAIGAVIAGAAAYALGPSAVFYLMAVMSAGSLVSVLAIPERAIDHDVARGLSHQADGGAPERGEQPSGLGILLTCRPLMIFAICVALFHLANAAMLPLVGQKLALQDKNLGTSLMSACIAAAQLVMVPMALLVGARADRWGHKRFFLAALLILPLRAVLYTLSDDKAWLVGVQLLDGVGAGIFGAIMPVIVADLMRNTGRFNVAQGAVITAQSIGAALSTALAGFIVVHGGYSAAFLALGAIAALAVIVCWLLLPETRGSEAPHSNAAPSPAIAAE, from the coding sequence ATGGTTGATTCCAGACACAGCGCAGACGCGACACGCGCGGGCCATGCGCTCGACGCTGCCAACTTCTTCCTGGCTGACGTGCGCGACGGCCTCGGCCCCTATCTCGCGATCTATCTGCTGACCGAGCAGAAATGGGACGAGGCCTCGATCGGCCTCGTCATGTCGCTGGCGACGATGGCAGGCATCGTCGCGCAGACCCCGGCCGGCGCCCTGGTCGATGCGACCAGGGCGAAACGCATGATCATGATCGTCGCCGCGATCATCGTCACGGCGTCTTCTCTCCTGCTGCCAGTGATGACGAGCTTCTGGCCGGTCGCGATCTCGCAAAGCATCGCCAACGCCGCCGGCGTGATCTTCGCGCCGGCCATCGCGGCGGTATCGCTTGGGATCTTCGGGGCCAGAGCGTTCACGGCGCGGGTCGGCCGCAACGAAACCTTCAACCATGCCGGCAACGCCATCGGCGCCGTCATCGCCGGCGCCGCCGCCTATGCGCTCGGCCCGTCGGCAGTGTTCTACCTGATGGCGGTGATGTCGGCGGGCAGCCTCGTCAGCGTGCTCGCGATCCCGGAGCGCGCCATCGATCATGATGTCGCGCGCGGCCTGTCGCATCAGGCCGACGGCGGTGCGCCGGAGCGAGGCGAGCAGCCGTCGGGCCTCGGCATTCTCCTCACCTGCCGTCCGCTCATGATCTTCGCGATCTGCGTCGCGCTGTTCCATTTGGCCAACGCCGCGATGCTGCCGCTGGTCGGCCAGAAGCTGGCGCTGCAGGACAAGAATCTCGGCACCAGCCTGATGTCGGCCTGCATCGCCGCGGCGCAGCTCGTGATGGTGCCGATGGCGCTGCTGGTCGGCGCCCGCGCCGACCGCTGGGGCCACAAGCGCTTCTTCCTGGCGGCGCTCCTGATCCTGCCGCTGCGCGCGGTGCTCTACACACTGTCCGACGACAAGGCGTGGCTGGTCGGCGTCCAACTGCTCGACGGCGTCGGCGCCGGCATCTTCGGCGCCATCATGCCGGTGATCGTGGCTGACCTCATGCGCAACACCGGCCGCTTCAATGTCGCGCAGGGCGCCGTCATCACCGCACAGAGCATCGGTGCCGCGCTCTCGACGGCGTTGGCCGGCTTCATCGTGGTCCATGGCGGTTACAGCGCCGCATTCCTCGCGCTCGGCGCGATCGCGGCGCTCGCCGTGATCGTATGCTGGCTGCTGCTGCCCGAGACCCGCGGAAGCGAAGCGCCGCATTCGAACGCCGCGCCCTCACCCGCTATCGCCGCGGAATGA
- a CDS encoding TetR/AcrR family transcriptional regulator, translating into MATRIQRTERRADALSKERIVKAAIEILDADGESALTFRALAARLATGSGAIYWHVANKSDLLAAATDDVITRVMTGVVGDAQPPEAIRAVALGVFDAIDAHPWVGAQLFREPWRSAMLQIVESVGGRLQTLGVPDSALFDSASTLLNYILGVAGQNAANARLLPRETDRAAFLGSVAARWTQLDPAEYPFVHRVATELREHDDREQFLAGIDLILAGIGTIR; encoded by the coding sequence ATGGCGACCAGGATTCAGCGGACCGAGCGGCGCGCGGACGCGCTCTCGAAGGAGAGAATCGTCAAGGCAGCGATCGAGATCCTCGACGCCGACGGCGAGAGCGCTCTGACCTTCCGCGCGCTCGCGGCTCGCCTGGCAACCGGAAGCGGGGCGATCTACTGGCACGTCGCCAACAAGAGCGATCTGCTCGCAGCGGCCACCGATGACGTCATTACCCGTGTCATGACCGGCGTCGTCGGCGATGCACAGCCGCCGGAGGCGATCCGTGCCGTTGCCCTCGGGGTGTTCGACGCAATCGACGCCCACCCCTGGGTGGGCGCCCAGCTCTTCCGTGAACCGTGGCGGTCCGCGATGCTGCAGATCGTCGAAAGCGTCGGCGGACGGCTCCAGACGCTCGGTGTCCCCGACAGTGCCCTGTTCGATTCCGCGTCTACGCTCTTGAACTACATCCTCGGCGTGGCCGGGCAGAACGCCGCGAACGCCCGCCTCCTGCCACGCGAGACGGACCGCGCGGCGTTCCTCGGATCGGTCGCCGCACGGTGGACGCAGCTCGATCCCGCGGAGTACCCGTTCGTGCATCGGGTGGCGACGGAACTGCGCGAGCACGACGACCGCGAGCAGTTTCTAGCCGGCATCGACCTCATCCTGGCCGGTATCGGGACCATCCGATAG
- a CDS encoding FAD-dependent oxidoreductase, whose protein sequence is MTTPVTIVGAGLGGLTLARVLHVHGIPATIYEADPSAETRTQGGQLDIHEHDGQRALEDAGLIDAFRAIIHEGGAASRVLDQHGTVLLAQPDDGRRPEVLRGDLRRILLDSLPAETIRWSKKLTGVVPLGDHRHELRFADGSTLITSLLVGADGAWSKVRPLLSAAKPDYVGTTFIETYLHDADERHTAAAEAVGGGALFALAPGQGIFAHREAGRVLHAYVALNRSAEWIAGIDFMDAAVATARIAAEFNGWAPALTALITDGEIPPVPRMIHTLPNDHRWDRVPGVTLLGDAAHLAPPAGEGANLAMFDGAELGKAIAAHPGDIEAALTVYEAALFPRSASAAAGAHLILKLCLGDSAPFGLVDFFNGALEG, encoded by the coding sequence ATGACGACTCCGGTCACGATCGTCGGCGCGGGCCTCGGTGGCCTCACGCTCGCACGCGTCCTCCATGTCCACGGTATCCCGGCTACGATCTATGAGGCGGATCCCTCCGCCGAGACCCGGACGCAAGGCGGCCAGCTCGATATTCACGAGCACGACGGGCAACGCGCTCTCGAAGACGCCGGCCTTATCGATGCGTTCCGTGCGATCATCCATGAGGGCGGCGCGGCTTCGCGCGTGCTCGACCAGCATGGCACGGTGCTGCTCGCACAGCCCGATGACGGCCGACGCCCCGAGGTGCTGCGCGGCGACCTGCGGCGGATTCTTCTCGATTCCCTGCCAGCGGAGACGATCCGGTGGAGCAAGAAGCTGACCGGCGTCGTGCCCCTCGGCGATCACAGGCACGAGCTGAGGTTCGCGGACGGCTCGACCCTGATCACGAGCCTCCTGGTCGGCGCCGACGGCGCCTGGTCGAAGGTCCGGCCGCTGCTGTCGGCCGCCAAGCCGGACTATGTCGGCACGACGTTCATTGAGACCTACCTGCATGACGCCGACGAGCGGCACACCGCCGCGGCCGAGGCGGTCGGCGGCGGCGCATTGTTCGCGCTCGCTCCGGGACAGGGGATCTTCGCGCACCGTGAGGCGGGACGCGTTCTTCACGCCTATGTCGCGCTGAACCGCTCCGCCGAGTGGATCGCCGGCATCGACTTCATGGACGCCGCCGTCGCGACTGCCCGAATCGCGGCCGAGTTCAACGGATGGGCGCCTGCGCTCACCGCGCTGATCACTGACGGCGAAATCCCGCCGGTCCCGCGCATGATCCACACGCTTCCGAACGACCATCGATGGGACCGTGTGCCTGGGGTGACGCTTCTCGGTGATGCCGCGCACCTGGCGCCGCCGGCCGGCGAGGGCGCGAACCTGGCGATGTTCGACGGCGCCGAGCTCGGCAAGGCGATCGCCGCCCACCCCGGCGACATCGAAGCGGCACTCACCGTCTACGAAGCGGCGTTATTCCCGCGCAGCGCGTCGGCGGCCGCGGGCGCGCATCTGATCCTCAAACTCTGCCTTGGCGACAGCGCACCATTCGGGCTCGTCGACTTCTTCAACGGTGCCCTGGAGGGGTAG
- a CDS encoding arsenic transporter has protein sequence MSPHDTWLALAIIIPATAGVIIRPFLLPEAVWAVAGAILLVALGLLPVTDALTGIRKGVDVYLFLIGMMLIAELGRREGLFDYLAAYAVEHARGSPQMLFLLVYAVGTLVTVLLSNDATAIVLTPAVFAATRAAGASPLPYLYVCAFIANAASFVLPISNPANLVVFGGRMPHLTEWLRQFTLPSIAAIALTFVALWLTQRRALREETLRTDVDKPHLSREGRLAAVGIMVIAAVLLTASALDVQLGLPTFVCGVVTAAAILLVSRQSPWPTVKGVSWGVLPLVGGLFVMVEGLNRAGAIGQLSAWLHQGVAGSPVGTAWAAGLITAVADNIANNLPVGLVAGSVAASDHLPHEVIRAILIGVDLGPNISVTGSLATILWLTALRREKIEVSAWQFLKIGLVATPPALIAALAAAI, from the coding sequence ATGTCCCCGCACGATACCTGGCTCGCTCTCGCCATCATCATCCCCGCCACCGCCGGCGTCATCATCCGCCCCTTCCTGTTGCCGGAAGCCGTGTGGGCGGTGGCCGGCGCGATCCTGCTGGTCGCGCTCGGCCTGTTGCCTGTCACCGACGCCCTCACCGGCATCCGCAAAGGCGTCGACGTCTACCTGTTCCTGATCGGTATGATGCTGATCGCCGAGCTCGGCCGCCGCGAAGGCCTGTTCGACTATCTCGCGGCCTATGCGGTCGAGCATGCGCGCGGCTCGCCGCAGATGCTGTTCCTGCTGGTCTATGCGGTCGGAACGCTGGTGACCGTGCTGCTCTCCAACGACGCCACCGCGATCGTGCTGACGCCGGCCGTCTTCGCCGCGACCCGCGCGGCCGGCGCTTCGCCGCTGCCCTATCTCTACGTCTGCGCCTTCATCGCCAATGCCGCGAGCTTCGTGCTGCCGATCTCGAACCCGGCCAACCTCGTCGTGTTCGGCGGGCGCATGCCGCATCTGACGGAATGGCTGCGCCAGTTCACCCTGCCGTCGATCGCCGCGATCGCCCTCACCTTTGTGGCGCTGTGGCTGACCCAGCGCCGTGCGCTACGCGAGGAGACGCTGCGCACCGATGTCGACAAGCCGCATCTGAGCCGCGAGGGCCGGCTCGCCGCAGTCGGAATCATGGTGATTGCCGCCGTGCTGCTGACCGCCTCGGCGCTCGACGTGCAACTGGGCCTGCCGACCTTCGTCTGTGGCGTGGTCACGGCGGCCGCGATCCTGCTCGTCAGCCGGCAGTCGCCATGGCCAACGGTCAAAGGTGTGTCCTGGGGCGTGCTGCCGCTGGTCGGCGGCCTGTTCGTGATGGTCGAGGGTCTGAACCGCGCCGGCGCGATCGGCCAGCTCAGCGCCTGGCTGCATCAGGGCGTGGCTGGCTCGCCCGTCGGTACGGCCTGGGCGGCCGGGCTGATCACGGCGGTGGCCGACAACATTGCCAATAATCTTCCCGTGGGACTGGTCGCCGGCTCGGTCGCCGCCAGCGATCACCTGCCGCATGAGGTCATCCGTGCAATTTTGATCGGCGTCGATCTCGGCCCCAACATCTCCGTGACCGGCTCGCTCGCCACGATCCTGTGGCTGACTGCCTTGCGGCGCGAAAAGATCGAGGTGTCCGCCTGGCAGTTTCTCAAGATCGGACTCGTCGCAACGCCGCCGGCGCTGATCGCGGCGCTGGCGGCGGCGATCTGA
- a CDS encoding alkaline phosphatase family protein, which yields MRRPLVLLCAGLTFLSSGAAFAQNATPHNLILFIPDGLRALKVTPETAPAMAAVRDKGVNFKNSHSLFPTFTMANGSAMATGHYLGDTGTFSNTIFTGYTSAPAGDTVVPFIENDAVLGDIDEHFNGDYLNEDTILKLARKAGYSTAAIGKLGPTYLFDHTGCPCKPGATSSIVIDDSTGAKAGVPITDEIKDAITKAGLPLATPSRGDNGKAGDAKTPGTTTANVAQQAYMVDVATKAVLPMFKARNKPFVLVFWSRDPDGSQHNHGDSLNTITPGINGPTSMAGIKNADDNLAQLRKALDELGLAATTNIMVQADHGFSTISKESKTSPSAKVSYDDTPKDFLPMGFLALDLAKALDLPLFDPNDKNVAVPEGKHPKAGNGVLGKDPTKPELVVATNGGSDLIYLPNRDKKLAQRTVKALLAQDYVSGIFVDDTLGEIAGTLPLSEINLQGKAVTPHPAIVVNFRSYVAPGCDAPTNCSVEVSDTVLRQGQGMHGSFSRGDTYNFMAAIGPDFKAGFVDPLPVSNADVGTTAAKLLDLKVAPKGKLIGRVMTEAMPNGATPKASSDVVRSDPAAGGLRTILKLQRVGTQRYFDVAGFPGRTVGLDEETKKQKAAAK from the coding sequence ATGCGCCGCCCGCTCGTGCTGCTGTGCGCCGGACTGACCTTCTTGTCGTCCGGGGCTGCATTCGCGCAGAACGCCACCCCCCATAACCTCATCCTGTTCATTCCTGATGGCCTGCGCGCGCTGAAGGTGACGCCGGAGACGGCGCCAGCCATGGCCGCCGTTCGCGACAAGGGCGTCAACTTCAAGAACTCGCATTCGCTGTTTCCGACCTTCACCATGGCCAACGGCTCGGCCATGGCGACCGGCCATTATCTCGGCGACACCGGCACGTTCTCGAACACGATCTTCACCGGCTATACCTCGGCGCCCGCCGGCGACACCGTCGTGCCCTTCATCGAGAACGACGCGGTGCTCGGCGACATCGATGAGCACTTCAACGGCGACTATCTCAACGAGGACACGATCCTGAAGCTCGCCCGCAAGGCCGGCTATTCCACGGCCGCGATCGGCAAGCTCGGCCCGACCTACCTGTTCGATCATACCGGCTGCCCCTGCAAGCCCGGCGCGACCTCCTCGATCGTGATCGACGATTCCACGGGGGCTAAGGCCGGCGTACCGATCACCGACGAGATCAAGGACGCGATCACCAAGGCCGGGCTGCCGCTGGCAACGCCGTCGCGCGGCGACAATGGCAAGGCCGGCGACGCCAAGACGCCGGGAACGACGACCGCCAACGTCGCGCAGCAGGCCTACATGGTCGACGTCGCCACCAAGGCGGTGCTGCCGATGTTCAAGGCCCGCAACAAGCCGTTCGTCCTGGTGTTCTGGTCGCGCGATCCCGACGGCAGCCAGCACAATCACGGCGACAGCCTCAACACCATCACGCCGGGCATCAACGGCCCGACCTCGATGGCCGGCATCAAGAACGCCGACGACAATCTGGCGCAGCTGCGCAAGGCGCTCGACGAACTCGGCCTGGCCGCCACGACCAACATCATGGTCCAGGCCGACCATGGCTTCTCGACCATCTCCAAGGAGAGCAAGACCAGCCCCTCGGCCAAGGTCAGCTATGACGACACGCCGAAGGACTTCCTGCCGATGGGCTTCCTGGCGCTCGACCTCGCCAAGGCGCTCGACCTGCCGCTGTTCGATCCCAACGACAAGAACGTAGCCGTGCCCGAGGGCAAGCATCCCAAGGCCGGCAATGGCGTGCTCGGCAAGGACCCGACCAAGCCCGAGCTCGTCGTCGCGACCAATGGCGGCTCCGACCTGATCTATCTGCCGAACCGCGACAAGAAGCTCGCCCAGCGCACCGTCAAGGCGCTGCTGGCGCAGGACTACGTCTCCGGCATCTTCGTCGATGATACGCTCGGCGAGATCGCGGGCACGCTGCCGCTGTCGGAGATCAACCTGCAGGGCAAGGCCGTGACGCCGCATCCCGCGATCGTCGTCAACTTCCGCTCCTATGTCGCGCCGGGCTGCGACGCGCCGACCAACTGCTCGGTCGAGGTCTCCGATACGGTGCTGCGCCAGGGCCAGGGCATGCATGGCTCGTTCAGCCGCGGCGACACCTACAACTTCATGGCCGCCATCGGTCCGGACTTCAAGGCGGGCTTCGTCGATCCCCTGCCCGTCAGCAACGCCGATGTCGGCACCACCGCTGCCAAGCTGCTCGACCTCAAGGTCGCGCCGAAGGGCAAGCTGATCGGCCGCGTGATGACGGAGGCGATGCCCAACGGCGCGACGCCGAAGGCCTCGTCCGATGTCGTCAGGTCCGACCCGGCCGCCGGCGGCCTGCGCACGATCCTGAAGCTGCAACGCGTCGGCACCCAGCGCTATTTCGATGTCGCCGGCTTCCCCGGCCGCACCGTGGGGCTCGACGAGGAAACGAAGAAGCAGAAGGCGGCGGCGAAGTAG